The genomic region AGCGACCCCGGATGGCCGTCATACTTCCGCGGCGACCCGACCGAGGTAATACGCCGATGGTGAGCCTAGCGTGTCCGGCGCGCTTCTTCATGTGGTTAGGCGCGCTGCAGCATACCTAACTGGCTGACAAGCAAGCCGTTAGACGCGGGCAACGTAGCCTAAGCGGCGATCTCTGGAATCGCCTTGGGAACCGTTCCCGGAACGGTTCGGGAGGCGGTTCGGAAGACCCCTCCAGCAGGGACTTGCGCGGCTATTCTGATGGGCACGGACGGGGCCTGTTGCCGTGCGATTTGGAGATGCACGAGCAGGGCGATTTCCGCGGCGATTCGCGAGTGAACTCGCAAAGTCAGTCGCGGGAGGATTGCGGCGGCGACTTCCGGCTAGAACGGGAATGCGGTTTGCCGAGCCACCTCGAAGGCGACTGCGAGGATGACTCGCGACGCGACTGAGAGAGCGTCAGTACGCGTTGCCGGCTCAGTCAAGGCGAGTAGGCCGAACTGCCGGACGCGCTTGACGCTGGCAGGGAATGCACATAGACTAGACCCGTGAACCCACGTATTCAGTTTGACCGAGGGAAGATCGCCCAGCTCTGTCGGAAACATCACGTCCGGAGCCTGGCCGTTTTCGGATCGGTCCTCCGGGACGATTTCCGGCCGGACTCGGACGTTGACGTGCTGGTCGAGTTCGAACCCGATGCCCGCCCGAGCCTCTTCGACCTGGCGGAGATGAGCGAGGAACTGAAGGAGATGGTGGGCCGGGATGTAGACCTCGTCGAGAAGGCCGGCCTGCGCAACCCGTTCCGGAAAAAGTCCATTCTGGATACTGCCGAGCTCGTGTATGCGTCCTGAGGATAAGGACGCGGCCCTGCTCTGGGACATGCGCGAGGCGGCGCACGCCATCGGCACGTTCATGCTGGGCGTGAGCTTTGTCAAGTTCGAGGGCGACAAGATGGTACGTTCCGCGGTCGAACGCCAGTTCCTCATCATCGGTGAGGCTGCGCGGCAGATCTCGCCCGAGTTCCGGGAACAGCATCCGGAAGTGCCGTGGCGCGGCGTCGTCGGACTGCGTAACGTGCTGGCGCACGATTATGGTGAGGTACTGGTAGAGCGTCTGTGGCTGTACGCCACTCAGCGCATCCCGGAACTCATCAACCTGCTCGATTCGCTCGTCCCACCCGAGACAATCTGAAGGCGGACTCGGTTCCGGAATCCGGGAACAGACGGCCGCTAGCCGTGAACCACTAGCTGGGGCTGGTTAAGCCCCAGCGGCCCAAGTTCCCGGATACGGGTCGTGAACGCGGTAACGGCATCCGCGAACCGTTGACCTTCGGACGCCGACACCCAGTTGAGCTCCAGCCGCTCCGGCTCGATGCCGAGCCCGTCCAGCAGGTTCTTGAGCAGGAATACCCGCTTCTCGGTCTTGTAGTTGCCGGAAACGTAGTGGCAGTCACCGGGATGGCAGCCGCCGATGAAAACGCCGTCCGCACCGTCTTTGAATGCCTTGAGCAGGAACTGCGGGTCAATCCTGCCCGAGCACATCACGCGGATGATGCGCAGGTTGGCCGGGTACT from candidate division WOR-3 bacterium harbors:
- a CDS encoding nucleotidyltransferase family protein; this encodes MNPRIQFDRGKIAQLCRKHHVRSLAVFGSVLRDDFRPDSDVDVLVEFEPDARPSLFDLAEMSEELKEMVGRDVDLVEKAGLRNPFRKKSILDTAELVYAS
- a CDS encoding hydrogenase iron-sulfur subunit, which translates into the protein MAEFNPTIIGFACNWCCYAGADLAGTSRMKYPANLRIIRVMCSGRIDPQFLLKAFKDGADGVFIGGCHPGDCHYVSGNYKTEKRVFLLKNLLDGLGIEPERLELNWVSASEGQRFADAVTAFTTRIRELGPLGLNQPQLVVHG
- a CDS encoding DUF86 domain-containing protein yields the protein MRPEDKDAALLWDMREAAHAIGTFMLGVSFVKFEGDKMVRSAVERQFLIIGEAARQISPEFREQHPEVPWRGVVGLRNVLAHDYGEVLVERLWLYATQRIPELINLLDSLVPPETI